In Flavobacterium endoglycinae, one DNA window encodes the following:
- the ccsA gene encoding cytochrome c biogenesis protein CcsA, which yields MDKKIFSFLFSTRLMAVLFLTFAIAMGVGTFIESKYNTDTARILIYNTWWFEAIMAIFMINFFGNIKRYQLLKKEKWATLLLHIAFVFIILGAFITRYISYEGMMPIREGAAENQIYSDKTFITIFSDGEYKGEMKRRVFEKSLLLSPVTNNDFTISGKFDETPFEVSYSNYIMGAKEVVKPDPKGTLYLKLVEAGAGGREEHYLKEGEVQNIHNVLFALNKHTDGAININTTTNNYTIQTPFEGEFMRMADQFKGKVTKDDVQPLMMRSLYSIGDIRIVFPEPPMKGKITYESNNDFKAKSHTDGLVVKVKAEGQEKEVMLMGSKGSIGEPKTVKIGNIEYSLFFGSKAYILPFKVRLNDFIATKYPGTEKSYSAFESKVTVIDSTETFDADIYMNHVLDHKGYRFFQSSFDPDEKGTVLSVNHDFWGTSITYLGYFMLFFGLMAIMFTKHSRFGDLKKKLEKIQQKKEKLITILVLMISLSGFAQQTPHVHSHDHNHSADPNDHANHVTAPPSQKQLDSLLTIYKAPEAHAAKFGRLIIQDAGGRMKPINTFSSELLRKVSHSDTYNGMNSDQVFLSMTQYAQVWIQIPLIYIKSGNDSIRKIIGIEKEAKYAPFVKFFDEHGNYKLSPYLDAAYKAGNPNQFEKDFIETDKKVNLMESALSGSILKIFPVPNDPGNKWVSYLEREHGAFKGMDSTYVNQILPLYFSALNNGSISKNFDTADNLVESINGFQKKFGSKVRPSEQKIDAEIAYNKYDVFKKLPYWYITASIFMLIFAIVNIFFEKKWLRITVNVFHIIVGLLFLLHTLGLVARWYISGHAPWSNAYESIVYVAWATMFFGLAFDRKSKLTVASSAFVTAMILMAAYMNWIDPEIANLQPVLNSYWLMIHVAVIVASYGPFALGMILGFVALLLIFFTNEKNKAKMDLHVKEISYINEMALTIGLIMLTIGNFLGGQWANESWGRYWGWDPKETWALISIMVYAFVIHARFVPALRGKWFFNLMSMYAFVSILFTYYGVNFHLVGLHSYASGEAHSLNWIYYCLGTISVIGGITYSKYRKFYK from the coding sequence ATGGATAAAAAAATATTCTCTTTTTTGTTTTCTACACGTTTAATGGCCGTTCTTTTTTTAACATTCGCAATTGCAATGGGTGTTGGAACTTTTATCGAAAGTAAATACAATACTGATACAGCCAGAATTTTAATTTATAACACCTGGTGGTTTGAGGCAATTATGGCCATTTTTATGATTAACTTCTTCGGAAATATCAAAAGATACCAATTACTTAAAAAAGAAAAATGGGCAACCTTATTACTTCATATTGCCTTTGTTTTTATCATATTAGGAGCTTTTATTACCCGATATATCAGTTATGAAGGTATGATGCCAATTCGTGAAGGAGCAGCTGAAAATCAGATTTATTCAGATAAAACATTCATCACCATTTTTTCTGATGGTGAATATAAAGGAGAAATGAAACGCCGCGTTTTCGAAAAAAGTCTTTTGCTTTCTCCAGTAACCAATAATGATTTTACAATTTCAGGAAAATTTGATGAAACTCCATTTGAAGTTTCGTATTCAAATTATATAATGGGAGCTAAGGAAGTCGTAAAACCAGACCCAAAAGGGACTTTATACCTTAAATTAGTTGAAGCCGGTGCAGGCGGACGAGAAGAGCATTATCTTAAAGAAGGTGAAGTTCAAAACATTCACAACGTATTATTTGCTTTAAATAAACATACAGACGGTGCCATTAATATTAATACAACTACTAATAATTACACCATTCAAACTCCTTTTGAAGGTGAGTTTATGCGAATGGCAGATCAGTTTAAAGGAAAAGTAACTAAAGATGATGTTCAGCCTTTAATGATGCGTTCTTTATACAGCATTGGCGATATTCGTATTGTTTTTCCAGAACCACCAATGAAGGGAAAAATAACTTATGAATCTAATAATGATTTTAAAGCAAAATCACATACAGATGGTTTAGTCGTTAAAGTTAAAGCAGAAGGGCAGGAGAAAGAAGTAATGCTTATGGGTTCAAAAGGAAGTATTGGAGAGCCTAAAACAGTTAAAATTGGAAACATCGAATATTCTTTATTCTTTGGAAGTAAAGCGTATATTTTACCTTTTAAAGTTCGTTTAAATGATTTTATTGCCACTAAATACCCTGGAACAGAAAAAAGTTATTCGGCTTTTGAAAGTAAAGTAACAGTTATAGATTCTACAGAAACATTTGATGCTGATATTTATATGAACCACGTTTTAGATCACAAAGGATACCGTTTTTTCCAATCTTCATTTGATCCAGACGAAAAAGGAACTGTTTTATCAGTAAACCACGATTTCTGGGGAACTTCAATTACGTATTTAGGGTATTTTATGCTTTTCTTCGGTTTAATGGCCATTATGTTTACAAAACATTCTCGTTTTGGAGATTTGAAAAAGAAACTAGAAAAAATTCAGCAGAAAAAAGAAAAACTAATCACAATTCTTGTTTTAATGATAAGCTTGAGTGGTTTTGCGCAACAAACTCCTCATGTACATTCACACGATCACAATCATAGTGCAGATCCAAATGATCATGCAAATCACGTAACAGCACCGCCAAGCCAGAAACAATTAGATTCTTTGCTTACAATTTATAAAGCTCCAGAAGCTCACGCCGCAAAATTTGGACGTTTGATTATTCAGGATGCAGGAGGAAGGATGAAACCTATTAATACATTTTCATCTGAATTACTTCGAAAAGTAAGTCATAGTGATACGTATAATGGAATGAATTCTGATCAGGTATTTTTGTCCATGACGCAATATGCTCAGGTTTGGATTCAGATTCCGCTTATCTATATTAAATCAGGAAATGATAGTATCCGTAAAATCATCGGAATTGAAAAAGAAGCAAAATACGCTCCTTTTGTAAAGTTTTTTGACGAACATGGAAATTATAAATTATCACCGTATTTAGATGCAGCTTACAAAGCAGGAAATCCAAATCAGTTTGAAAAAGATTTTATTGAAACGGATAAAAAAGTAAATTTAATGGAATCTGCTTTAAGCGGAAGTATTCTGAAAATTTTTCCAGTTCCAAATGATCCAGGAAATAAATGGGTTTCTTATTTAGAGAGAGAACATGGTGCTTTTAAAGGCATGGATTCTACTTATGTAAATCAAATTCTGCCTTTGTATTTTAGCGCTTTAAATAACGGTTCGATTTCGAAAAACTTCGATACAGCAGATAATTTAGTAGAAAGTATCAATGGTTTCCAAAAGAAATTTGGAAGTAAAGTTCGTCCAAGCGAGCAAAAAATTGATGCCGAAATTGCTTATAACAAATACGATGTTTTCAAGAAGCTGCCATATTGGTATATTACAGCCTCTATTTTTATGCTCATTTTCGCGATTGTAAATATCTTTTTTGAGAAAAAATGGCTTCGAATTACAGTAAACGTTTTCCACATTATTGTTGGACTTTTATTTCTCCTTCACACATTAGGCTTAGTGGCACGCTGGTATATCTCAGGCCATGCCCCTTGGAGTAATGCTTACGAATCGATTGTTTATGTAGCATGGGCAACGATGTTCTTTGGATTGGCTTTCGATAGGAAATCTAAACTTACTGTTGCTTCTTCAGCGTTTGTGACAGCGATGATTTTGATGGCTGCTTATATGAACTGGATCGATCCGGAAATTGCTAATTTACAGCCTGTTCTTAATTCGTATTGGTTAATGATTCACGTTGCTGTAATTGTAGCGAGTTATGGACCTTTTGCATTAGGAATGATTTTAGGATTTGTAGCTTTGCTATTGATTTTCTTTACAAACGAAAAGAACAAAGCCAAAATGGATCTTCACGTAAAAGAGATTTCATATATTAACGAAATGGCGCTTACAATTGGTTTAATTATGCTTACAATAGGTAACTTTCTTGGAGGACAATGGGCAAATGAAAGCTGGGGACGCTACTGGGGCTGGGATCCTAAAGAAACTTGGGCATTAATCTCAATTATGGTATATGCATTTGTAATTCATGCAAGATTTGTTCCTGCATTGCGAGGAAAATGGTTTTTTAATTTAATGAGTATGTACGCTTTCGTTTCAATTTTGTTTACCTACTATGGCGTAAACTTCCACTTGGTTGGTCTTCATTCTTATGCAAGCGGTGAAGCACATTCATTAAACTGGATTTACTACTGCTTAGGAACTATATCTGTTATTGGAGGTATAACATATTCTAAATACCGTAAGTTTTATAAATAA
- a CDS encoding DUF7674 family protein — protein sequence MNEILNKRIPEVLDMVEAVKNDFGKDESPYIYYAETICILLKRLLIQGVDKEAKILLQNIFFFIEEMASSDQAIQELVQVCILESLWESSIILKNAEKIMFVETKKLNQNISAYLIHPDKVEQNTYLQTERNMAKNRWKYKD from the coding sequence ATGAATGAAATTCTAAACAAAAGAATACCAGAAGTATTAGATATGGTTGAAGCTGTAAAAAATGATTTTGGTAAAGATGAATCACCATACATTTATTATGCAGAAACAATCTGTATTCTTTTAAAAAGACTTCTTATTCAAGGAGTTGATAAAGAAGCTAAAATTCTTCTGCAAAATATATTTTTCTTTATTGAGGAAATGGCATCTAGTGATCAAGCAATCCAAGAATTAGTACAGGTATGTATATTAGAATCATTATGGGAATCTTCTATTATTTTAAAAAATGCAGAAAAAATTATGTTTGTTGAAACAAAAAAGCTAAATCAAAATATCTCGGCATATCTTATTCATCCTGATAAAGTGGAGCAAAATACATATTTGCAGACAGAACGAAATATGGCTAAAAATCGTTGGAAGTACAAAGATTAA
- a CDS encoding alpha/beta hydrolase, translated as MKKISTLHLFLFLTSILNAQNGSSISNSKNTMEILKIQSHIPELKVAISHMAPQLASNNYPVLFLHGSSFPSALSFGFEMNNSSWMSNLSESGYDVYALDFLGYGGSDRYPEMKESSTKIVGRAAEICLDVEKTVDFILKKTGKSKIYLIGHSWGGSVAALYASKIPDNVKKLVLFAAITARNENTEIEKVSNSFEEMTPLQRISSMKSLTPEGKECQLEPEIFKTWGEMWRKSDPLALNKENSVVRFPSGPSADVDDLLHNNTYYDSKKITAKTMIIRGEWDNYPNNNDAEGLFRSLENAKSKKYVVIQKGTHVMHLEKSRIDLYDETLHFFNENKVISESGR; from the coding sequence ATGAAAAAAATTAGTACGCTGCATTTGTTTCTATTTCTAACCTCAATACTAAATGCACAAAATGGTTCTTCAATTTCAAATTCTAAAAACACAATGGAAATTTTAAAAATTCAAAGTCATATTCCCGAACTAAAAGTTGCCATTAGTCATATGGCTCCACAATTAGCTTCTAATAATTATCCAGTGCTTTTCCTTCATGGATCATCGTTTCCTTCTGCGCTTTCTTTTGGTTTCGAAATGAATAATTCTTCTTGGATGAGCAATTTATCCGAAAGCGGATATGATGTGTATGCTCTTGATTTTCTTGGTTATGGAGGTTCTGACAGATATCCAGAAATGAAAGAATCATCAACCAAGATTGTTGGAAGAGCTGCTGAAATATGTTTAGACGTCGAAAAAACGGTTGATTTCATTTTAAAGAAAACAGGAAAATCCAAGATTTATTTGATAGGTCATTCTTGGGGAGGTTCTGTCGCTGCGTTATACGCTTCTAAAATTCCTGATAATGTAAAAAAATTAGTTCTATTTGCCGCCATAACAGCTAGAAATGAAAATACAGAAATTGAAAAAGTGTCAAATTCATTTGAAGAAATGACTCCATTACAGCGTATATCAAGCATGAAAAGTTTAACCCCAGAAGGTAAAGAATGTCAATTAGAACCTGAGATATTTAAAACATGGGGCGAAATGTGGAGAAAAAGTGATCCTTTGGCTTTGAATAAAGAAAATTCAGTGGTTCGATTTCCATCAGGTCCATCTGCTGATGTGGACGATTTATTGCATAATAATACTTATTATGATTCTAAAAAAATCACAGCCAAAACCATGATTATTAGAGGAGAATGGGATAATTATCCCAATAATAATGATGCAGAAGGGTTGTTTCGTTCATTAGAAAATGCAAAATCAAAGAAATACGTTGTTATACAAAAAGGAACACACGTTATGCATTTAGAGAAAAGCAGAATTGATTTGTATGATGAAACTCTTCATTTTTTTAATGAAAACAAAGTAATTTCTGAGAGCGGACGATAG
- a CDS encoding DUF3667 domain-containing protein, producing MEIICKNCHQVFKGHYCNNCGQPADTHKINAHFLWHDIQHGLLHFDKGILYSLKQLFTRPGDSIREFIEGKRVHHFKPLSLVVVLAALYGALYHYFHINVYPAASTSNLDYNKFNEWEASHFSWLIVATIPLYTIGTYLVFRKQGYNYVEFFVLNTFKAAQRLFVQLLTFPILIYVNQTPYAQKFTFTLYLIGLILIFWTNIQFFDKISRIKALLLSILSHIIFLICFMIVLIIVLAISGKL from the coding sequence ATGGAAATCATCTGCAAAAATTGTCATCAAGTTTTTAAAGGACATTATTGTAATAATTGCGGACAACCTGCCGATACGCATAAAATAAATGCACATTTTTTATGGCATGATATTCAACATGGTTTGCTGCATTTTGATAAAGGGATTTTATATTCTTTAAAACAGCTTTTTACAAGGCCAGGAGATTCAATACGAGAATTTATAGAAGGTAAAAGAGTACATCATTTTAAACCATTGTCGCTTGTAGTGGTTCTGGCAGCCCTTTATGGCGCTTTATACCATTATTTTCATATTAATGTATATCCAGCGGCTTCAACTTCAAATTTGGATTATAATAAATTTAACGAATGGGAAGCTTCTCATTTTTCATGGCTTATAGTCGCAACGATTCCGCTTTATACTATTGGAACCTATCTTGTTTTTAGAAAACAAGGTTATAATTATGTCGAATTTTTTGTACTGAATACTTTTAAAGCTGCACAAAGGCTTTTTGTACAGCTTTTAACTTTTCCAATTCTTATTTATGTAAACCAAACACCATACGCGCAAAAGTTTACTTTTACTTTGTATCTAATTGGACTGATTCTGATTTTTTGGACGAATATTCAGTTCTTCGATAAAATTTCCAGAATCAAAGCGTTATTGTTATCGATTTTAAGTCATATTATTTTCTTAATATGCTTTATGATAGTGCTTATAATCGTTTTAGCGATAAGCGGAAAATTATAA
- a CDS encoding anti-sigma factor gives MEAQEYIESGILELYVYGLLTEKENLEIAELAKQNPEVEKEIISIEKAIVALSSSFSPFHSVANFEKIKARLELKHGKVVELKPTSNWTQYVGWAAAVLLLLGFGYQTLELTKSKQAISQVGTEKNKIQRDLAYLDQQNKVTEKNLSIVRDIKNTGVTLGGQAVSPTSFAKVYWNKETKTTYIDAAGLPTPPKGKVYQVWSLKLSPVLTPTSIGLLDNFEGNSQKIFAVQQTDSAEAFGITLEPAGGSLTPTMEQLYTLGKV, from the coding sequence ATGGAAGCACAAGAATATATTGAATCAGGTATTTTAGAACTGTACGTTTACGGTCTCCTGACAGAAAAAGAGAATTTGGAAATTGCCGAACTGGCAAAACAAAATCCTGAAGTTGAAAAGGAAATTATCTCAATAGAAAAAGCTATTGTTGCTTTATCATCAAGCTTCTCTCCTTTTCACTCAGTTGCCAACTTCGAGAAAATTAAAGCCCGTTTAGAGCTTAAACATGGAAAAGTAGTCGAATTGAAACCGACTTCAAACTGGACACAATATGTAGGCTGGGCGGCGGCTGTACTGCTATTGCTAGGTTTTGGTTACCAAACATTGGAATTAACCAAATCAAAACAAGCTATAAGCCAAGTTGGAACTGAAAAAAATAAAATCCAAAGAGATCTTGCTTATTTAGATCAGCAGAATAAAGTAACCGAGAAAAATTTAAGTATCGTAAGAGATATTAAAAACACAGGTGTTACGCTGGGTGGTCAGGCAGTTTCTCCAACATCATTCGCAAAAGTGTACTGGAATAAAGAAACTAAAACGACTTACATTGATGCCGCAGGTTTACCAACTCCTCCAAAAGGAAAGGTATATCAGGTCTGGTCTTTAAAACTAAGTCCGGTACTTACTCCAACAAGTATTGGTTTATTGGATAATTTTGAAGGAAATTCACAAAAAATCTTTGCTGTGCAGCAAACAGATTCTGCTGAAGCATTTGGAATTACTCTTGAACCAGCTGGCGGAAGTTTGACGCCTACAATGGAACAACTGTATACTTTAGGAAAAGTTTAA
- a CDS encoding RNA polymerase sigma factor translates to MSQEELLVLIYKKDERAFTHLYDMYSKSLFSVIHVLIKNREEAEDVLQDVFVKIWKNIDSYNESKGRFYTWILNIARNTSIDKLRSKNFNNSQKNLSSDNFVSLLDDSNKLTNKIDTIGIQEFVKKLKPKCIEIIDLLFFKGYTQQEASEELAMPLGTIKTQNRNCINDLRNYLKI, encoded by the coding sequence ATGAGTCAAGAAGAATTATTAGTTTTAATCTACAAAAAAGACGAAAGGGCTTTTACCCATTTGTATGATATGTATTCTAAAAGTTTATTTTCGGTTATACATGTTTTAATAAAAAACCGTGAAGAGGCCGAAGATGTTCTGCAGGATGTTTTTGTAAAAATCTGGAAAAACATCGATTCTTATAACGAAAGTAAAGGGAGATTTTATACTTGGATCCTTAATATTGCTAGGAATACATCGATTGATAAACTTCGATCTAAAAATTTTAATAACAGTCAAAAAAACCTTTCTTCAGATAATTTCGTAAGTCTGTTAGATGACAGCAATAAACTCACAAACAAAATTGACACAATTGGTATTCAGGAATTCGTGAAAAAATTGAAACCAAAATGTATTGAGATTATTGATTTGTTATTCTTTAAAGGATATACCCAGCAAGAAGCTTCAGAAGAGCTTGCTATGCCGCTAGGGACTATCAAAACACAAAACAGAAACTGTATTAACGATTTAAGAAATTATTTAAAGATATAA
- a CDS encoding glutathione peroxidase, with protein sequence MKKLLFIACSAVFFMSAQAEAQTSKNKLSKTDKAMAKETIYQFKVEDLSGDTFDFASLKGKKVMIVNTASKCGLTPQYKDLEAIYKEYKDKGFVIVGFPANNFASQEPGTNKEIETFCQQNYGVTFPMMNKVSVKGSDMCDVYKFLTEKSRNGLQDSEVEWNFQKYLINEKGELVKVIKPRTLPTDPEVINWIKS encoded by the coding sequence ATGAAAAAACTACTATTTATAGCCTGCAGTGCTGTCTTCTTTATGAGCGCACAAGCAGAAGCTCAAACAAGCAAAAATAAATTATCTAAAACAGATAAAGCTATGGCAAAAGAAACAATTTATCAGTTTAAAGTAGAAGATTTATCAGGAGACACTTTTGATTTTGCCTCTTTAAAAGGTAAAAAAGTTATGATTGTAAACACGGCTTCAAAATGTGGATTAACGCCTCAGTACAAAGATCTTGAAGCGATTTACAAAGAATACAAAGACAAAGGATTTGTAATTGTAGGTTTTCCGGCTAATAACTTTGCTTCTCAAGAACCTGGTACAAACAAAGAAATCGAAACTTTCTGCCAGCAGAACTACGGTGTTACTTTTCCAATGATGAACAAAGTTTCAGTAAAAGGAAGTGACATGTGTGATGTTTATAAATTCCTTACCGAAAAATCAAGAAATGGTCTTCAAGATTCTGAAGTAGAATGGAATTTTCAAAAATACCTTATTAACGAAAAAGGAGAACTGGTAAAAGTAATTAAACCAAGAACTTTACCAACAGATCCTGAAGTAATTAACTGGATTAAAAGCTAA
- a CDS encoding GNAT family N-acetyltransferase: MNLQLRPAELTDLEKILEIVNHSILHTTANYSYDIQTLEVQTKWFEDKKAKNLPIVVADLDGEVVGFGSYGQFREKIGYQYTVEHSVYVVDNVIGKGIGSKLLTELIRLAKEQGYHVMIGAIDADNAGSIAFHEKFGFVVTGTIREVGYKFDHWLDLVFMQLILK, translated from the coding sequence ATGAACCTACAATTAAGACCTGCAGAATTAACCGATTTAGAAAAAATTCTCGAAATCGTAAACCATTCTATTTTACATACTACAGCCAATTATAGCTACGATATTCAAACTCTTGAAGTTCAAACTAAATGGTTTGAAGATAAAAAAGCAAAAAATCTGCCCATTGTGGTAGCCGATTTAGACGGTGAAGTGGTAGGATTTGGAAGTTACGGCCAGTTTCGTGAAAAAATTGGGTATCAATACACTGTAGAACATTCTGTTTATGTGGTTGATAATGTGATTGGAAAAGGAATTGGTTCTAAACTTTTAACGGAATTAATTCGTCTGGCAAAAGAACAAGGTTATCATGTTATGATTGGTGCCATTGATGCTGATAATGCTGGAAGTATCGCCTTTCATGAAAAATTTGGCTTTGTCGTTACGGGTACGATTCGAGAAGTAGGTTATAAATTCGATCACTGGCTCGATTTGGTTTTTATGCAGCTGATTTTGAAATAA
- a CDS encoding thioredoxin family protein — protein MRFLYLLFFVISIQTINSQNQFIGDEIPYKTALETAKTNGKPVFVMLFADWCPHCNLMKKEVFSDPSVMDFLNKNYVCIWKNIEKEEGTALKNKFKTRSLPAFLFLDSNETLLYALKGEMKKQDFLAEANYALNPKFQLPYLEKEFLADPGNVTKFFTYLNTLKKGADRTELSIPTHIYLNTQSDQQLVTETNWRVIANGVTDIKSREFQYVLQHQKDFAAVASQNRVDRKIENIVTELLRPLVDGMDTVNYYKQREVAKSIRLQKTDSLVFKFDLTLAERTENWKFYKKVTSEDTEKLAWNDASFLKDIGQTYLKHIDDADDLKKSISWVKHSLELSDSFDGNLLAARLYNKIKDKKSALKYAKDAKAIGKEMGWNTNDVDTLLAELAKK, from the coding sequence ATGCGTTTCTTATATTTACTTTTCTTTGTTATTTCGATACAAACTATAAATTCTCAAAATCAGTTTATTGGAGACGAAATTCCATACAAAACAGCTTTAGAAACAGCTAAAACAAACGGGAAACCAGTTTTTGTGATGTTGTTTGCTGACTGGTGTCCGCATTGTAATTTAATGAAAAAAGAAGTTTTCAGCGATCCAAGTGTGATGGATTTCTTGAATAAAAATTATGTATGCATTTGGAAGAATATTGAAAAAGAAGAAGGAACAGCGCTTAAAAATAAATTTAAAACCAGATCTCTTCCTGCCTTTTTATTTTTGGATTCTAATGAAACGCTTTTGTATGCTTTAAAAGGAGAAATGAAGAAACAGGATTTTCTGGCTGAAGCAAATTATGCGTTGAATCCAAAATTTCAGCTTCCTTATCTGGAAAAGGAATTTTTAGCTGATCCTGGAAATGTTACCAAATTCTTTACGTATTTGAATACTCTAAAAAAAGGAGCTGATAGAACTGAATTATCGATTCCGACACACATTTACTTAAATACGCAATCTGATCAGCAATTAGTTACAGAAACTAATTGGAGAGTTATTGCAAATGGTGTCACTGATATTAAATCGAGAGAATTTCAATATGTTTTGCAGCATCAGAAAGATTTTGCAGCAGTGGCTTCGCAAAACCGTGTTGATCGTAAAATCGAAAATATTGTGACTGAACTTCTGCGTCCTCTAGTTGATGGAATGGATACGGTCAATTATTATAAACAAAGAGAAGTTGCGAAATCAATCCGCCTGCAAAAAACGGATTCTTTGGTTTTTAAATTTGATTTAACGCTCGCCGAACGTACCGAAAATTGGAAATTTTATAAAAAGGTAACTTCTGAAGATACTGAAAAATTAGCTTGGAATGATGCAAGTTTTCTAAAAGATATTGGACAAACGTATTTAAAACATATTGATGATGCCGATGATCTTAAAAAATCAATTTCTTGGGTAAAACATTCGTTGGAATTAAGCGATTCTTTTGATGGAAATTTACTAGCAGCCCGGCTTTACAATAAAATTAAAGATAAAAAATCAGCTCTTAAGTATGCAAAAGACGCCAAAGCAATTGGCAAGGAAATGGGCTGGAATACAAATGATGTTGACACTTTACTAGCTGAACTAGCAAAAAAATAA
- the menD gene encoding 2-succinyl-5-enolpyruvyl-6-hydroxy-3-cyclohexene-1-carboxylic-acid synthase produces MIYPKIPLAQSIIEICAAKGIQNIIISPGSRNAPLTIGFAQNPNFTCYSIADERCASFFALGIAQQIKKPTAIVCTSGSALLNYYPALAEAFYSQIPLIVISADRPQSKIDIGDGQTIRQENVFLNHSVFNANLTEEASAENDLKINKAIETAILQKGPVHINAPFEEPLYETVSELSVEPKITSLEEVLETKIIENEAEIVSIWNSSKRKLILIGGINDVNSIDQEILDNFAKDPSIVVLTETTSNLHHPSFVSSIDSLITPFDDADFKDLEPEVLITFGGMIVSKRIKAFLRKYKPVHHWHIDTLRAYDTFNALSKHFVMEPNDFFNNLLPKTEFASSDYFSKIDTIYDLRKTKKQEYLSKIGFSDFKVFEKVIGTLPKNSQLQISNSSAIRYAQLIDIDPSIEVFCNRGTSGIDGSTSTAIGAGVASGRETIFITGDISFFYDSNALWNSYIPNNFKIVLINNGGGGIFRILPGHEEKPVFNTYFETSHKLTAEHLAKMYQFNYLTAADLPSLNQNLELFYQSDKPVLLEIFTPTKENDAILKQYFKELI; encoded by the coding sequence ATGATTTACCCCAAAATACCGCTTGCACAAAGTATTATTGAAATTTGTGCAGCAAAAGGAATTCAAAATATAATTATTTCTCCGGGTTCACGAAATGCACCTTTGACAATTGGTTTCGCACAAAATCCAAATTTTACCTGTTACAGTATTGCTGACGAACGCTGCGCTTCTTTTTTTGCTTTAGGAATTGCCCAGCAAATTAAAAAGCCAACAGCTATTGTTTGTACTTCAGGTTCGGCATTGCTGAATTATTATCCAGCGCTTGCCGAAGCATTTTACAGTCAGATTCCATTAATCGTGATTTCTGCGGATCGTCCGCAAAGTAAAATTGATATAGGAGACGGACAAACGATTCGTCAGGAAAATGTATTTTTAAATCATTCTGTTTTTAATGCCAATCTAACCGAAGAAGCTTCCGCAGAAAATGATTTGAAGATTAATAAAGCAATTGAAACAGCAATTCTTCAAAAAGGACCAGTACACATTAATGCCCCGTTTGAAGAACCTTTATATGAAACGGTTTCAGAACTTTCAGTTGAACCAAAAATTACAAGTCTAGAAGAAGTCCTAGAAACCAAAATCATCGAAAATGAAGCAGAAATTGTTTCCATTTGGAATTCTTCAAAAAGAAAATTAATTCTTATTGGCGGTATCAACGACGTAAATTCTATCGATCAGGAAATATTGGACAACTTTGCCAAAGATCCATCTATTGTAGTTCTTACAGAAACCACATCAAATCTGCATCATCCTAGTTTTGTAAGCAGCATTGATAGTTTGATTACACCGTTTGACGATGCTGATTTTAAAGATTTGGAGCCGGAAGTTTTAATCACTTTTGGAGGCATGATCGTATCAAAACGTATTAAAGCTTTTTTACGCAAATACAAACCTGTACATCATTGGCACATAGATACTTTACGTGCTTATGATACATTCAATGCTTTAAGTAAACATTTTGTAATGGAACCGAATGATTTCTTCAATAATCTGCTTCCAAAAACAGAGTTTGCTTCAAGCGACTATTTTTCAAAAATTGATACCATTTATGATTTAAGAAAAACCAAAAAACAAGAATATTTATCAAAAATTGGTTTCTCAGATTTTAAGGTATTTGAAAAAGTAATTGGGACGCTTCCAAAAAACAGCCAGCTTCAAATTAGTAATAGTTCAGCTATTCGATATGCACAATTAATCGATATTGATCCTTCAATTGAAGTATTTTGCAATCGCGGTACCAGCGGAATTGACGGCAGTACTTCGACTGCAATAGGTGCAGGTGTTGCTAGCGGCAGGGAAACTATTTTCATTACGGGAGATATCAGCTTTTTTTACGATAGTAATGCTTTGTGGAACTCTTATATTCCCAATAATTTCAAAATTGTTTTGATTAATAATGGAGGAGGAGGAATCTTCAGGATTTTACCAGGTCATGAAGAAAAACCGGTTTTTAATACCTATTTCGAAACTTCGCATAAGTTAACAGCAGAGCATTTGGCCAAAATGTATCAATTTAATTATTTAACTGCTGCTGATTTACCATCGCTAAATCAAAACCTAGAATTGTTTTATCAATCGGATAAACCTGTGCTATTAGAAATTTTTACGCCTACAAAAGAAAATGATGCGATATTGAAGCAATATTTTAAAGAATTGATTTAA